A window from Crocosphaera sp. UHCC 0190 encodes these proteins:
- a CDS encoding cation-translocating P-type ATPase, with amino-acid sequence MTFPTTSNQVTPAFPEIGSPWQTLSAQASLEKFQSDPEKGLTQEQINQRQQYFGPNELKDTGGRSPLTILWEQFTNIMLVMLMAVAVISAVLDVRKGAFPKDAVAIFSIVVLNGLLGYLQESKAEKALAALKNLSSPKVRVIRQGIVQEISAKELVPGDIMLLEAGVKLAADGRLLEAQNLQIRESALTGEAETVNKQADIILGEDAPLGDRLNLVFQGTEVVQGRAKVLVTSIGMETEIGRIATLIQGVETEDTPLQQRMSQLGNVLVSSSLGLVVLVVIVGVLRSGWQNFEELLEVSLSMAVAVVPEGLPAVVTVTLAIGTQRMVRRHALIRKLPAVETLGSVTTICSDKTGTLTQNKMVVQKVQTGSYAYEVTGEGYAPQGDLIAQDSDEYEINGEIKQLLTACVLCNDALLQKKGKNWEIIGDPTEGALLTLAGKGGLYREDLWLEMPRVAEIPFSSERKRMSVIIKVFPEADKVVNLHSYLMFTKGSPEIVLERCTAVYQGNQAVHLSDDQRKQILAQNDRWAAKGLRVLGFASKPLSDIPEHDRGEMAETGLIWLGLVGMLDAPRKEVKGAVLRCREAGIRPIMITGDHQLTAQAIATELGIAHPDDPILTGRDLQHITPSELGQLVSEVSVYARVAPEHKLQIVQALQNRGEFVAMTGDGVNDAPALKQADIGIAMGITGTDVSKEASDAILLDDNFATIVAATEEGRVVYDNIRRFIKYILGSNIGEVLVIAAAPVIGLGGVPLSPLQILWMNLVTDGLPALALAMEPAEPNVMQRPPYSPRESIFSRGLGLYMVRIGVIFAILTILLMVWAYDHAHLSGDPNRWKTMVFTTLCLAQMGHALAVRSDSQLTIQLNPFSNPYVLGAVTLTTLLQILLIYVAPLQSFFGTHSLSATELLICFGFSALMFVWIELEKLVYRWFWLKKQ; translated from the coding sequence ATGACCTTTCCCACTACTTCTAACCAAGTTACCCCTGCTTTTCCTGAAATCGGTTCCCCTTGGCAAACCCTTTCTGCCCAAGCATCCCTAGAAAAATTCCAAAGTGATCCAGAAAAGGGTTTAACCCAAGAACAGATTAACCAAAGGCAGCAATATTTTGGCCCCAATGAACTTAAAGACACTGGAGGCCGTTCCCCTCTGACTATCTTATGGGAACAATTTACCAATATTATGTTGGTGATGCTCATGGCCGTAGCGGTGATCTCTGCCGTCTTAGATGTGCGAAAAGGAGCATTTCCCAAGGATGCCGTCGCTATCTTTTCCATTGTCGTTTTGAACGGATTATTAGGCTATTTACAAGAAAGTAAGGCAGAAAAAGCCCTTGCAGCCCTTAAAAACCTTTCTTCCCCTAAAGTACGAGTAATTCGTCAAGGAATCGTGCAAGAGATCTCCGCTAAGGAATTAGTGCCAGGGGATATCATGTTACTAGAAGCAGGGGTAAAACTGGCGGCAGATGGTCGCTTACTGGAAGCCCAAAACCTCCAAATCCGAGAATCTGCCTTGACTGGAGAAGCAGAGACGGTTAACAAGCAAGCAGATATCATCTTAGGGGAAGATGCTCCCTTGGGCGATCGCTTAAATTTGGTGTTTCAAGGGACAGAAGTAGTACAGGGACGGGCCAAAGTCCTCGTTACCAGTATTGGTATGGAGACGGAAATTGGCCGCATTGCGACTCTTATTCAAGGGGTAGAAACGGAAGATACTCCCCTACAACAAAGAATGTCCCAATTAGGGAATGTTTTAGTTAGTAGTTCCCTGGGATTAGTGGTATTAGTGGTTATTGTGGGGGTTTTACGGTCAGGATGGCAGAATTTTGAGGAATTATTAGAAGTTTCTTTGAGTATGGCGGTGGCCGTAGTTCCTGAAGGGTTGCCGGCCGTGGTAACGGTAACTTTGGCTATTGGAACTCAGCGCATGGTACGTCGTCACGCCTTAATTCGTAAATTGCCGGCAGTGGAAACTTTGGGGTCAGTAACGACCATTTGTTCTGATAAAACGGGAACTTTGACCCAAAATAAGATGGTTGTTCAGAAGGTACAAACAGGCAGTTATGCTTATGAGGTGACAGGGGAAGGATATGCACCCCAAGGAGATCTCATTGCTCAAGATAGCGATGAATACGAGATTAATGGGGAAATTAAACAACTTTTAACGGCTTGTGTCCTTTGTAATGATGCTTTATTGCAGAAAAAAGGCAAAAATTGGGAAATTATCGGCGATCCCACCGAAGGGGCTTTATTAACCCTGGCTGGGAAAGGGGGACTCTATCGGGAAGACTTATGGTTAGAGATGCCCCGTGTCGCTGAAATTCCTTTTTCTTCTGAACGGAAACGGATGTCAGTTATTATCAAGGTTTTCCCAGAAGCAGATAAGGTGGTGAACCTTCACTCCTATTTGATGTTTACCAAAGGTTCCCCAGAGATTGTTTTAGAACGATGCACGGCGGTTTATCAAGGTAATCAGGCTGTTCACCTTAGTGATGACCAACGAAAGCAGATTTTAGCCCAAAATGACCGCTGGGCAGCTAAAGGGTTGCGGGTGTTAGGATTTGCTTCTAAACCTTTGTCTGACATTCCCGAGCATGATAGGGGAGAAATGGCAGAAACTGGGTTAATTTGGTTAGGATTAGTGGGAATGCTCGATGCTCCAAGAAAAGAGGTCAAAGGCGCGGTTTTACGCTGTCGAGAGGCGGGAATTCGCCCGATTATGATTACAGGAGATCATCAATTAACCGCCCAGGCGATCGCCACTGAGTTAGGTATTGCTCACCCTGATGATCCTATTCTGACAGGACGAGATTTACAACACATTACCCCCTCAGAATTGGGGCAACTTGTCTCGGAAGTAAGTGTTTATGCCCGCGTTGCCCCGGAACATAAGCTGCAAATTGTCCAAGCTTTGCAAAATCGGGGGGAATTTGTGGCTATGACGGGGGATGGGGTCAATGATGCCCCTGCCCTGAAACAAGCGGATATCGGCATTGCGATGGGCATTACAGGCACTGATGTTAGTAAGGAAGCCAGTGATGCCATTCTCTTAGATGACAATTTTGCCACCATTGTTGCGGCAACGGAGGAGGGACGGGTAGTTTATGACAATATTCGTCGCTTTATCAAGTACATTTTAGGCAGCAATATCGGGGAAGTTTTGGTTATTGCAGCGGCCCCTGTTATTGGTTTGGGTGGAGTTCCCTTATCTCCTTTACAAATTCTCTGGATGAACCTAGTAACCGATGGTTTACCCGCTTTAGCCTTGGCTATGGAACCGGCCGAACCCAATGTCATGCAGCGTCCTCCCTATAGCCCCCGTGAGAGTATTTTTTCTAGAGGTTTGGGCTTATATATGGTAAGAATTGGGGTTATTTTCGCTATTTTAACCATTTTACTGATGGTTTGGGCTTATGACCATGCCCATCTGTCGGGTGATCCCAATCGCTGGAAAACTATGGTGTTTACTACCCTTTGTTTAGCCCAGATGGGTCATGCGTTGGCGGTTCGTTCTGATAGTCAGTTAACCATACAACTCAATCCTTTTTCCAATCCTTATGTTTTGGGGGCAGTAACATTGACGACATTACTACAAATTTTGTTGATTTATGTTGCCCCTTTACAGAGCTTTTTTGGTACTCATTCTCTCAGTGCCACTGAACTTTTAATCTGTTTTGGTTTTAGTGCTTTGATGTTTGTGTGGATTGAGTTAGAGAAGCTTGTTTATCGTTGGTTTTGGCTCAAAAAACAGTAA
- a CDS encoding SLC13 family permease, producing MQILLTLSVIVIALVAFVFEWLPADLTAISVTVTLILLKLVSPEEGISGFANNATITVMAMFILSAGITRTGVIQIVRDLLMKWGGKKASQQILVMGLIIGPISAFINNTAVVAIFLPIVEAWCKQRKISVSKLLIPLSFVTILGGMLTLIGTSTNILASGISKQLGYGEFSLFQFTGLGIITFIIGLIYLMIAAPRLLPERIPAKGNLMSENYELKDYVTELIILPSSSLVNQTLRQSKIQRKFDIDVLELIHNDTHFSQPLADKILSVGDVLLVRGSRDGLLQIKDERGVEILPDFKFGKLEQEMSETEEKVAEVLVLSNSRLIGSTLKDLRFRQRYNATVLAVRRGEELVRERLGKVAIRFGDLLLIQAPKESFIGLQTTRELLVLEERELETLRTDKAWVALGIVLGVILIAAFNILPILVSSLLGVILMVITGCLKPGEIYGAVRWDIIFLLAGLIPLGIAMENSGTTEWLAKFLVGLGGNFSGYWILTCFYIITSLMTEILSNNASVVLMIPVAAEVAKSLDLNPMAFIFAVTFAASNSFLTPIGYQTNTMVYAPGGYKFGDFVRIGIWLNLLFMIVTPLLIVLIYGL from the coding sequence ATGCAAATCCTGTTAACCCTTAGTGTCATTGTTATTGCTTTAGTTGCCTTTGTTTTTGAATGGCTTCCTGCTGATTTAACAGCGATATCTGTTACTGTCACTTTGATTCTTTTAAAATTAGTCAGTCCAGAGGAAGGGATCTCAGGATTTGCTAATAATGCCACTATAACTGTGATGGCTATGTTTATTTTGAGTGCTGGAATTACCAGAACTGGAGTAATACAAATTGTCCGAGATTTATTAATGAAATGGGGAGGAAAAAAAGCAAGTCAGCAAATTTTAGTCATGGGGTTAATTATTGGCCCGATCAGTGCTTTTATTAATAATACGGCTGTGGTCGCTATTTTTCTGCCTATTGTTGAAGCTTGGTGTAAACAACGGAAAATCTCTGTTTCAAAACTGCTCATTCCTTTGTCTTTTGTGACGATTTTAGGGGGAATGCTTACTCTCATTGGAACCTCGACCAATATTTTAGCCAGTGGTATCTCTAAACAGTTAGGGTATGGAGAATTTAGTTTATTTCAGTTTACAGGTTTAGGGATTATTACCTTTATCATTGGCTTAATTTATCTGATGATTGCTGCCCCAAGACTATTACCTGAAAGAATACCCGCAAAAGGTAATTTAATGAGTGAAAACTATGAGTTAAAAGACTATGTAACAGAATTAATTATTTTGCCTAGTTCTAGTTTAGTAAATCAAACATTAAGACAAAGTAAAATTCAACGAAAATTTGATATTGATGTCTTAGAGTTGATTCACAATGATACTCATTTTTCCCAACCCCTTGCTGACAAAATATTGTCCGTTGGAGATGTTCTTTTGGTCAGAGGAAGTCGGGATGGTTTACTGCAAATTAAAGATGAACGGGGAGTCGAAATTTTACCTGATTTCAAATTTGGTAAATTAGAACAGGAAATGAGTGAAACTGAGGAAAAAGTTGCTGAAGTCCTAGTTCTATCTAACTCCCGTTTAATTGGTTCTACTCTCAAAGATTTGCGCTTTCGACAACGTTATAATGCAACAGTTTTAGCAGTACGTCGTGGGGAAGAATTAGTCAGAGAAAGACTGGGCAAAGTAGCTATTCGTTTCGGTGATTTACTATTAATACAAGCCCCTAAAGAGAGTTTTATTGGATTACAAACTACCAGAGAATTATTAGTTCTAGAAGAAAGAGAATTAGAAACATTGAGAACGGATAAAGCTTGGGTTGCTTTAGGAATTGTTTTAGGAGTAATTCTGATTGCAGCATTTAATATATTACCCATTTTAGTGAGTAGTTTATTGGGGGTCATTTTGATGGTGATTACAGGTTGTTTAAAACCAGGAGAAATTTATGGGGCAGTTCGTTGGGATATCATCTTTCTTTTAGCAGGTTTAATTCCCCTAGGTATTGCCATGGAAAATTCGGGAACTACTGAATGGTTAGCTAAGTTTTTAGTTGGGTTAGGCGGTAATTTTTCCGGTTATTGGATTTTAACTTGTTTCTATATTATTACGTCTTTAATGACTGAAATTCTCTCAAATAATGCCAGCGTTGTTTTAATGATTCCCGTAGCCGCAGAAGTCGCTAAGTCCCTAGATTTAAACCCTATGGCATTTATTTTTGCTGTTACTTTTGCCGCTTCTAATAGTTTTCTAACTCCCATTGGCTACCAAACAAATACGATGGTTTATGCACCAGGAGGCTATAAATTTGGGGACTTTGTCAGAATCGGTATCTGGCTAAATTTATTGTTCATGATTGTCACCCCTTTACTGATTGTTTTAATCTATGGACTTTAA
- a CDS encoding NAD(P)H-quinone oxidoreductase subunit 5: protein MEPLYQYAWLIPVFPLVGAMIVGLGLISFNEATNRLRQVNAVFIISLLGASMVMSFALLWSQINGHGEYTQMIEWAAAGNFHLEMGYTLDHLSALMCVIVTTVALLVMVYTDGYMAHDAGYVRFYAYLSIFSSSMLGLVISPNLVQVYIFWELVGMCSYLLIGFWFDRKAAADACQKAFVTNRVGDFGLLLGMLGLYWATNSFEFDVMGERLENLVSSGTIAPALAALFAVLVFLGPVAKSAQFPLHVWLPDAMEGPTPISALIHAATMVAAGVFLVARMYPVFEQIPVAMTTIAWTGALTSFLGATIALTQNDIKKGLAYSTISQLGYMVMAMGIGAYSAGLFHLMTHAYFKAMLFLCSGSVIHGMEGVVGHDPVLAQDMRLMGGLRKYMPLTSLAFLIGTLAICGIPPFAGFWSKDEILGLAFQANPALWVVGWSTAGLTAFYMFRMYFMTFEGDFRGNDLGIRAKLTAAATPVFGPGAMDVKELDHDTHEEADDHGHGHSHSPHESPLTMTLPLLILAIPSTVIGLLGRPWNNTFEGFISAPGEVIEEVAHFDWTEFAIMAGNSVGIALIGITVASLMYLRHKIDPAAIAEKFPALYQFSLNKWYFDDVYDRVFVMGCRRLARQIMEVDYRVIDGAVNLTGLATLVSGEGLKYLENGRAQFYALIVFGAVLGFVIVFSVV from the coding sequence ATGGAACCGCTTTATCAATACGCCTGGCTAATACCCGTATTTCCCCTCGTTGGGGCGATGATAGTTGGCCTGGGTTTAATCTCTTTTAACGAAGCCACAAACCGCCTGAGACAAGTAAATGCTGTATTTATCATTTCCTTGTTGGGTGCGTCTATGGTGATGTCTTTCGCCCTGCTTTGGAGTCAAATTAATGGTCATGGGGAATATACCCAGATGATCGAATGGGCAGCGGCCGGCAATTTTCACCTAGAGATGGGCTATACTCTCGATCACCTCAGTGCCTTAATGTGTGTCATTGTCACCACCGTTGCCTTATTGGTGATGGTGTACACCGATGGCTATATGGCCCATGATGCAGGATATGTTCGATTTTATGCGTATTTGAGCATATTTAGCTCTTCAATGCTCGGCTTGGTCATTAGCCCTAACCTAGTACAAGTCTATATTTTCTGGGAACTGGTAGGGATGTGTTCCTATCTCCTGATCGGGTTTTGGTTCGATCGCAAGGCAGCAGCAGATGCTTGTCAAAAAGCTTTTGTAACTAACCGTGTCGGGGACTTTGGCTTACTTTTAGGAATGTTAGGGCTATATTGGGCCACCAATAGCTTTGAATTTGATGTGATGGGGGAACGGTTAGAAAACTTAGTTTCCTCTGGTACGATTGCCCCTGCTTTGGCGGCCTTATTTGCTGTTTTAGTATTTTTAGGCCCTGTGGCAAAATCGGCCCAATTTCCCCTTCATGTGTGGCTACCTGACGCAATGGAAGGCCCTACGCCCATTTCTGCCCTCATTCATGCGGCAACTATGGTTGCGGCGGGAGTTTTCTTGGTGGCGAGAATGTATCCTGTCTTTGAGCAAATTCCGGTGGCTATGACAACTATTGCTTGGACGGGAGCTTTAACCTCATTTTTAGGGGCAACTATTGCTTTAACCCAAAATGACATTAAGAAGGGCTTAGCTTACTCTACTATCTCCCAATTAGGATACATGGTCATGGCCATGGGTATCGGGGCTTACAGCGCAGGTTTATTTCACCTGATGACCCACGCTTATTTTAAGGCGATGTTGTTCCTTTGCTCTGGTTCTGTCATTCATGGTATGGAAGGAGTTGTCGGCCATGACCCCGTATTGGCACAGGATATGCGCCTAATGGGGGGTTTACGGAAATATATGCCCCTAACTTCCCTTGCCTTTTTAATCGGAACTTTGGCTATTTGTGGTATTCCTCCCTTTGCGGGTTTCTGGTCAAAGGATGAAATTTTAGGTCTGGCCTTTCAAGCAAACCCCGCTTTATGGGTGGTGGGTTGGTCTACGGCTGGTTTAACCGCGTTTTATATGTTTCGGATGTATTTCATGACCTTTGAAGGGGACTTTAGAGGGAATGATCTGGGCATTCGGGCAAAACTGACGGCGGCAGCTACCCCTGTGTTTGGCCCTGGGGCCATGGATGTGAAAGAATTGGATCATGATACTCATGAGGAAGCAGATGATCATGGCCATGGTCATAGTCACTCCCCCCATGAGTCTCCCTTAACCATGACCTTACCCTTACTGATTCTAGCCATTCCTTCGACAGTCATTGGCCTCTTGGGTAGACCTTGGAATAATACTTTTGAAGGGTTTATTTCTGCCCCAGGAGAAGTCATTGAAGAGGTGGCTCACTTCGATTGGACAGAATTTGCTATCATGGCGGGTAATTCCGTAGGAATTGCCTTAATTGGTATTACTGTCGCTTCTTTGATGTATTTACGACACAAAATTGATCCTGCTGCGATCGCCGAAAAATTCCCGGCCTTATATCAATTTTCCCTCAATAAATGGTATTTCGATGACGTTTATGATCGCGTATTTGTCATGGGATGTCGTCGTTTAGCCCGCCAAATTATGGAAGTTGATTATCGTGTCATTGATGGTGCGGTTAATTTAACGGGGTTAGCCACCTTAGTCAGTGGCGAAGGCTTAAAATACTTAGAAAATGGTCGCGCCCAATTCTATGCCTTAATTGTCTTTGGGGCTGTCTTAGGGTTTGTAATTGTGTTTAGTGTGGTCTAA
- a CDS encoding exopolysaccharide biosynthesis protein, which translates to MNLRFSQDIETLLHRLLVHPLTLREILSETAERGFCLTISLLVLPFLFPMPPGFSSILGAGCLLLALQMALGRKTPWLPKRVARFQFPRQFSEILLKNVQKVTKLLEKICRPRLFTIAKHPLIWRGNGLCIAWLTVLLMLPIPFTNPVPTVGILVLAVATLEADGLLMCLGYLITVINTLFFGFMGYLAWQTPQFLPEIFK; encoded by the coding sequence ATGAACTTACGATTTTCTCAGGATATCGAAACCTTGCTTCATCGTTTGCTGGTTCATCCCTTAACCCTCAGAGAAATTCTCTCAGAAACGGCGGAACGGGGCTTTTGCCTCACCATTAGTTTACTGGTGTTACCCTTTCTGTTTCCCATGCCTCCTGGCTTTTCCAGCATTTTAGGGGCAGGATGTCTGCTTTTAGCCTTACAAATGGCCCTAGGACGAAAAACCCCCTGGTTGCCAAAAAGAGTAGCTAGATTCCAGTTTCCTCGCCAATTTAGTGAAATATTGCTGAAAAATGTACAGAAAGTCACTAAATTACTCGAAAAAATCTGTCGTCCCCGTCTTTTTACCATTGCCAAACATCCCTTAATTTGGCGAGGGAATGGACTGTGTATTGCCTGGTTAACGGTTTTGTTGATGTTACCCATTCCATTCACTAACCCGGTTCCTACCGTCGGTATTTTAGTCTTAGCCGTCGCTACCCTAGAAGCGGATGGACTGCTGATGTGTTTGGGTTATCTCATTACCGTGATTAATACGCTGTTTTTTGGTTTCATGGGCTATTTAGCTTGGCAAACCCCCCAATTCTTACCAGAAATCTTCAAATAG
- a CDS encoding ArsB/NhaD family transporter — MNLPAIISISSFIGVMFFIMTERLHLTAAAFLGALILVFTHVMTLQEGFDYISKSHGTLALFFGVMILVRAFEPTKIFEYLATQMVLMAKGSGKLLVLGVIAITTPICAVLPNATTVMLLAPLIPPIAQEIGVDFVPLLILMVFVANSAGLLTLVGDPATFIVGDSINLSFTDYLSRLSLGGAIAVITILVMSPFLFSKIWKTKFTNLDQLPHPKINHPKVLMVGGIIIAFVLLFFVIGDSLPIPIPPASVALLGAALALILAHQSKIDTVNNIFRDLDWSTLLFFMSTFVLIGGLEKTGVTSYLSSILALVIGKNIILGSLVLLFSVGILSSVVPNIPLVVAMVPLLKEYIVNIGMASPDILNPDFSGQLPPEVLPLFYAMMFGATLGGNGTLIGASSNIVAAGVSEQHGRPISFKTFLKYGLPVMGMQLVVSALYVVIFFLR; from the coding sequence ATGAATTTACCGGCAATTATTTCTATTTCTAGCTTTATCGGTGTCATGTTTTTCATTATGACTGAAAGACTACATCTAACGGCTGCTGCATTTTTAGGGGCATTAATTCTTGTCTTTACCCATGTAATGACTCTACAAGAAGGGTTTGATTATATCAGTAAAAGTCATGGAACTTTAGCTCTATTTTTTGGGGTAATGATTTTAGTTAGAGCCTTTGAACCGACGAAAATATTTGAATATTTAGCCACTCAAATGGTACTAATGGCAAAAGGGAGTGGTAAGCTGTTAGTCTTGGGCGTTATTGCTATTACAACCCCAATATGTGCGGTTTTACCTAATGCCACCACCGTCATGCTTTTAGCACCATTAATTCCTCCCATTGCTCAAGAAATTGGGGTGGATTTTGTTCCGCTACTTATTCTAATGGTATTTGTTGCTAACAGTGCAGGTTTGTTAACATTAGTCGGTGATCCTGCTACATTTATTGTGGGAGATTCGATTAATTTAAGCTTTACCGATTACTTATCTAGATTAAGTTTAGGTGGTGCGATAGCCGTGATCACAATTTTAGTGATGTCTCCCTTTTTGTTCTCCAAAATATGGAAAACAAAATTTACTAATTTAGATCAGTTACCTCACCCCAAAATTAATCATCCTAAAGTATTAATGGTAGGGGGAATAATCATCGCTTTTGTCCTATTGTTCTTTGTCATTGGTGATTCTTTACCCATTCCCATTCCTCCCGCATCTGTGGCGTTATTAGGAGCAGCTTTAGCCTTGATTTTAGCTCACCAAAGTAAAATTGATACGGTGAATAATATTTTCAGAGATTTGGACTGGAGTACCTTATTATTTTTCATGTCTACCTTTGTTTTAATTGGAGGACTCGAAAAAACAGGTGTCACCAGTTATTTATCAAGTATTCTCGCCTTAGTGATTGGCAAAAATATCATTTTAGGGTCTTTAGTTCTCTTATTTTCAGTGGGAATTTTATCGAGTGTTGTGCCTAATATTCCTCTAGTTGTGGCAATGGTTCCCTTACTCAAGGAATATATTGTTAATATTGGTATGGCTAGTCCTGATATCCTAAATCCTGATTTTTCTGGTCAGCTTCCTCCCGAAGTTTTGCCCTTATTTTATGCCATGATGTTTGGGGCAACCTTAGGGGGAAATGGAACCTTAATCGGTGCATCTTCTAATATCGTTGCTGCGGGGGTTTCTGAACAACATGGTAGACCAATTTCCTTTAAAACATTCCTAAAATATGGCTTACCAGTCATGGGAATGCAATTAGTTGTCTCTGCTTTATATGTGGTGATTTTCTTTCTGAGATAA